In Stanieria sp. NIES-3757, the DNA window AGTCTGCCAAATAACAAAAGCTAGATTTGATAAATATGAGCATAATTTATTATTAATAAAACAAATAATCTCAAGTAAATTTCATAATTTTAGAAGTTATTCGCCCTTGATTGAATGCATTTTGCTTTTCTGTTCGACATTGTAGCTGCTAAAATAACTTTTACAGATAAGTGGTTTTACTGAAAAATTATCGGGTAAATTAAGTTAACCTAGTTATAATTACGCAAGTGCTACTTTGGCTCAAGCAAAAATTATATTTTTACCTGAAATTAATGTCGATGTTCAGTAATTTATCTACAAAAAAATTTAGTTTATGGTTAATAATCGGCTTGCTATTAAGCTGGTTGTTAAGTTGCAGTCCTAAGCCTTCAAATACTAATGAATTAGAATTTTGGACAATGCAATTACAACCGCAGTTTACTGAGTATTTTACTCAGCTAAATAATAAGTTTGAGACTAATAATCAAACAGTCAAAGTTAACTGGGTAGATATTCCTTGGTCAGCCATGGAAAGTAAGATTTTAACTGCGATTTCTAGTAAAACTGCCCCAGATATAGTTAATTTGAATCCTAATTTTGCTTCGCAATTAGCAACACGTAATGCTTGGTTAAATTTAGATGAAGTTATCACACCGGATGTTAAGAAAAGTTACTTACCTAAAATCTGGCAAGCTAGTACCATTGAAACTTGTCAGGAAAGTAATTGTCGTGAAACTTCTTTCGGTATTCCTTGGTATTTAACGACGCGAATTACTATTTATAATCAAGAATTGTTAAATCAGGCAGGTCTAAAACAACCACCCACAACCTATGAAGAATTAGCTCAAGTTGCCCGACAAATCAAAGATAAGACAGGAAAATATGCTTTGTTTGTCACTTTTGTACCTGAAGATTCGGGAGAAATTTTAGAATCTTTGGTACAGATGGGAGTGGATTTAGTAGATGAGCAAGGAAAGGCTGCTTTTAATACTCCTGCTGGAGTAGCTGCTTTTCGTTACTGGGTAGATTTGTATCAACAAGGATTGTTACCACCAGAAGTTCTAACTCAGGGACATCGCCACGGAATCGAACTTTATCAAGCAGGAGAAACTGCCTTATTATCTTCTGGTGCTGAATTTCTAAAGGCGATCGCAACTAATGCCCCAACGATTGCCCAAGTATCTGCTGCTGCCCCCCAAATTACGGGAAAAACAGGCAAAAAAAATGTTGCGGTGATGAATCTGGTTATTCCTCGCGATACTGATAAACCAGAAGAAGCTTTAAAATATGCTTTGTATGTTACCAATACAGAAAATCAATTAGCTTTTGCCAAACAAGCTAATGTTCTTCCTTCAACCTCAGATGCTGTTCAACAATATATTCAGGAGTTTTCTTCACAACAAACGACTAATTCGGTAGAACAAGCCAGAAAAGTTAGTGCGATGCAATTAGAAGATGCAGAAGTTCTCATTCCTGCCATGAAGAATCTTAAATTATTGCAACAATCTATTTATGAAAATTTACAAGCAGCAATGTTGAAAGAAAAAACTGTTGAACAAGCAGTTGAGGATGCAGCAGCCCAATGGAATCAACAGGAGTAGATTAGCTTAGAAAAATTAGAAAAAATTGTTGATATCTTAGGACTTTGCTTACAATGAAGAGGAAAGATAATCTTCATTTTTTGTCCGTGCCAATGAACAATCAGAAACAGGATGTTAATTTGGGTGTAGCTTACCTCTTGTGGGGTTTATGTGTTTTTGGTGTTTGTGGAATTCATCGTTTTTATCTCGGTAGAATTGGCACGGGTCTACTTTATCTTTTTACTTTTGGTTTATTCGGTTTTGGTCAAGTAATTGACTTATTTCTTATTCCTGACATGGCACAGGAAAGAAATCGTTTTCTATTAGAAAAATTGAGAACCGAAAAAATATTAAAATTTGCTGATCGCGGTGAAGAAATAATTAGAAGAAAAACTGCTCAGTTATTAAATCAAGTTCAAAAAAATTTAGAAACAGCCCCAGGAAAACCTCAACCATCAGACCCAATGTTGCTGTTACTAAAAGCTGCTGCTGCTCATAATAATGTTTTGTCGATGGGACAAGCAATGATTGCCACAGAATTATCGGCAGATACAGTAGA includes these proteins:
- a CDS encoding extracellular solute-binding protein family 1, encoding MFSNLSTKKFSLWLIIGLLLSWLLSCSPKPSNTNELEFWTMQLQPQFTEYFTQLNNKFETNNQTVKVNWVDIPWSAMESKILTAISSKTAPDIVNLNPNFASQLATRNAWLNLDEVITPDVKKSYLPKIWQASTIETCQESNCRETSFGIPWYLTTRITIYNQELLNQAGLKQPPTTYEELAQVARQIKDKTGKYALFVTFVPEDSGEILESLVQMGVDLVDEQGKAAFNTPAGVAAFRYWVDLYQQGLLPPEVLTQGHRHGIELYQAGETALLSSGAEFLKAIATNAPTIAQVSAAAPQITGKTGKKNVAVMNLVIPRDTDKPEEALKYALYVTNTENQLAFAKQANVLPSTSDAVQQYIQEFSSQQTTNSVEQARKVSAMQLEDAEVLIPAMKNLKLLQQSIYENLQAAMLKEKTVEQAVEDAAAQWNQQE